The Candidatus Equadaptatus faecalis genome contains a region encoding:
- a CDS encoding electron transfer flavoprotein subunit alpha/FixB family protein, translating into MSLQDYKGIFVFAQQVDGQLNSVSFELIGKAKELAADLDADVTALLLGSNVEGLCDELAAYGADRVVLIDDPALKDYTTEPYAQAVTAAINAYKPEILMFGATAIGRDLAPRISARVKTGLTADCTKLEIDPETKQFRMTRPAFGGNIMATIVCPEHRPAMSTVRPGVMQKRESVANAKAVVEKFDPKLEKNDKFVEILEIIKNVSEAKDIMDAKILVSGGRGVGSKENFKLLEELADVLGGTVACSRAAVDAGWTEKDMQVGQTGKTVRPHVYFAIGISGAIQHLAGMEESDIIIAINKDETAPIFDVADYGIVGDLSKIVPALTEKLKALKA; encoded by the coding sequence TTATAAAGGCATATTCGTATTTGCACAGCAGGTTGACGGACAGCTCAACAGCGTTTCTTTCGAACTGATTGGCAAAGCAAAAGAACTTGCGGCGGATCTTGACGCGGACGTGACGGCGCTGCTTCTCGGCAGCAACGTTGAAGGTCTCTGCGACGAGCTTGCGGCATACGGCGCAGACAGAGTTGTTCTTATTGACGACCCTGCGCTGAAAGACTATACGACGGAGCCGTACGCGCAGGCGGTAACGGCGGCAATCAACGCGTACAAACCTGAAATTCTCATGTTCGGCGCAACCGCAATCGGAAGAGACCTTGCACCGCGCATCTCCGCCCGCGTGAAAACTGGACTTACGGCAGACTGCACGAAGCTTGAAATAGACCCTGAAACGAAACAGTTCCGCATGACGCGTCCTGCCTTCGGCGGCAACATTATGGCAACAATCGTCTGCCCCGAACACAGACCGGCAATGTCAACTGTTCGCCCGGGCGTTATGCAGAAAAGAGAGTCTGTCGCGAATGCGAAAGCGGTCGTTGAAAAATTTGATCCGAAGCTTGAGAAAAACGACAAATTTGTTGAAATACTTGAAATAATCAAAAACGTGTCAGAAGCGAAGGATATAATGGACGCAAAAATCCTTGTCTCAGGCGGACGCGGTGTTGGAAGCAAGGAAAACTTCAAACTGCTTGAGGAGCTTGCAGACGTGCTTGGCGGAACCGTTGCCTGTTCGCGTGCGGCAGTTGACGCGGGCTGGACGGAAAAAGACATGCAGGTCGGTCAGACGGGAAAAACAGTACGCCCTCACGTCTACTTTGCAATAGGCATATCCGGCGCCATACAGCACCTTGCTGGTATGGAAGAATCCGACATTATAATTGCAATCAACAAAGACGAAACGGCGCCGATATTTGACGTTGCCGATTACGGAATAGTCGGGGACCTTAGCAAAATAGTGCCTGCGCTTACTGAAAAGCTTAAAGCGCTCAAAGCATAA